Sequence from the Ostrea edulis chromosome 8, xbOstEdul1.1, whole genome shotgun sequence genome:
CACCTGCACCTCCACCACCTGCTCCCCATGGATCTGCTCCTCCACCTGCCGTATTCCATGGATCCGGTGCACCCCATCCGCCTCCTGCACCACGACCTCTTCCTCCCTGTCCTCTACGACCTCCTGCTGGCGGATCCGGTGGTTCCGGTGCCAAACCTAACATCGTAATTAGCTGTTTGCTCATGGCAGATTCTACCGCTCGCTGAACGGGATCGGGTGTCGTAGGTGGTGGTGGCGGTTGATAATTTTGATTGGATCCACTCATTGTATTGTTCATATCATAGGACGAATATTGCTGCTGACGTTGCTGTGTCTGTTGTCTTCTAATTTGACTCCTGTATCCTTTACCCACGATGTATGGGTCCCCGGGAAAGCTTCGTCGTCTTGGAAGTCGTAGGAAGCGTCTGAGTTCCGGTAGAATGTTCAGTACAGCGGTACTTACGGATCCCTTTAGATGGGCAGGATTGATATTCATGGATCTTAGGAAGTCGGCACCGGTAGTGTAAAGAAGTGTGAGaatcgtttgtttgttttgtccCATTGAGCGAATCATGCTTAACATAACgttcctataaaaaaaaaaaagagagagaaatcaCTGTCATGAgtcagaagtacatgtatatatgatatgaaatatgaatacaaaCTATCAATCATACTCACTGATATTGAACAACTTACAAAATAtatgcaatgtttatgaaaaaatcttttttagGTTGATTTTAATATTTGCAATACGTTTGATAAAGCAACTTCATTACAAATGGGTGTGTGAAGACAAGGGGCAAAATCTTTATATATAATTGGTTTGTATATTATGAGTCATGCATTTAGAgctaaaaaatacaaaatagctGATTGGATTCACATATTTCTACAATGATGTTACCTAGACTTTAGGTCAAAAGACTTCTGGGTTGATCTTATTTGGATATGTGTAAACAGACGTTTAGAGTGATCTTACCTGGATATCGGGTCCACAGACTCTGGAGTCAGATCATTCACGTCAATAATCACAGGAGGCTCTGTCGGTAATGGCGTCGTGGTAGTAGGAGCCATTGTTGTAGTGGTAGGAGGAGGGACATTAACAGGTATATCAAATCTTGAGGATCCTACCTCAAGGAAGTTGTTCCATTTGTTGTTGTTCCCGGTCATCTGAGCGTTGAATGCTGTTTGAGTGTTCATGGTGTTCATTCTGTTTGAGGAAGCCTCCACTCCTAGCCCCCAAGCAGCCTGGCTAGATTCGGTAGGAACCACTGGTCCCACATTTGACGAACTACCAGACTGCATCATGCTAGATGAACTGGCTGAGAAGGATCCTCTCCTTCCCGACTGGAGTGCATTAGTTGAATCAAAGGAATTGAATGTATCTACACCGCCTCGTTTGAAGGATTTAGAGTTATCAATGCTGTTGAATGAGTTGGAAACATCAACAGTATTTGAATTGGCaacattatcaaaattgttaaatgatTGACCACTTCTTTGCGAAGTGGAATCACTCATTGAGGCGCCAGTGTTTTGTGAAGATGCGCCTGATCCGCCTCCGGATATCTGGAATCCAGACAATGATCGGAGGTTTACAAAAGAAGCGTCCCATGGAGTTGTAGGTTGGGGCGTTGTGGTGATTCGCCTCATTGGGGGTGTAGGTGGAGGAGCTGGTGTCGTTTTAATTAATGCAACTCTTCTGATCGGTGCTGGTGTTGGGCGTGTAGTCAGTGGTTGAATAATCGGTCGTGCGGACTCTTGACCTGTAGCTTGTTTTACTGAGGATCCACGCATTTGAACTCGTCCTTTGGAAGCTGTATCCCCTCTGCGAGAGGAAGACGAACTAATTGACTTAGATGAAGATGAAACCGTTTTGGAGGAAGAAAAGGAAGAACCTGTGGAGGTTCCCGTATTTTCTGTATTGAAGGATGCATCCCAACCCCCAGCTGAACTTCCAGTCATTGTGGCGTCCGTTGGCAATACAGAGTCAACAAACATGGTATCCCAGGAAGAACCAGATGGCCCAGTCCCTACATCCATTACACCTGTAGCTGTATTGTCAAAAACATATGTAGTGTCCCAAACGTTGTTCGAAGCTGTACCTAAGTTAGCAGTGTCCATCATGAGATCAACATTTCCTGTCATGGCAGTATTACCCCATTCAGGCGCCATATTCCCAATCCCAGTGGAATCAATCATGCTCGTGCCCACTGCTTGTCCATCAATATTTCCTACACCAGTCATATCCATAGCAGAATTTTCTGTCATGCTGAAAGACGATGCTTCaagatttgatatttttgtatcacCGGTGTTTATTGGTGATGCTTCTACTGCAGGCGCCTCTGTTTGTGGTGGAAGCTGAGTAGCAGAAGGAGATTGAGTCACTGTTATTGATTTTAAGGAAGATTCCGATGAAATACTTGCAGACTGCTTTGCACTGGTGTCCATTACTTGCGATTCTGAGGGAACAGTTGCAATCTTATCCTTCCTAACATCTCCCTGAACAACTTCACTGGCTGAAACTGATTTTGATTCCACATTAACTGAAGTGGAGGAGGAACTTGCAGATGTCTGTGTATTTGCTTTCTCCAGTGTAATGGCAGTTGGGGCCCCTGCCATAGCGTTAGTCATCAGGATTTTTTGGCTCTGATCTGTTGAATAGGGGAATGTTTGTTTGCCTCTCATTTGAACTTTAAGCATAATGTCTGTAAGAGCTTTAAACATGTTCGCTAATATAGCGTTGGGATCCTGACCGGTACTTTTGGATTTCTCAGTTTTGGTATCTGTTACGGTTTCACTAAGGCTTTTGCTTTGTTTAGAAACAACATTGTCCTGCTTTGTTTTTAAGTTCAAACCAGTGTTCTTCCCTGTAATTTTTCGTTCAACATCAACCGATTTAAAGTTTGACTTATTTATGATTGCATTTCCTAATGACTCATCTGCAGTGCTGATTCTCCCGCTAGTTTCATATGATGTTTTGACACTAGTTTCACTTATACCTTTGATTTGTGCATCTGAAGTGCCTGTTGTTTCAACATCCGTCTTACCAAAAACACTACCTTTAGAGATGAGCTCTGCATTTGAAGTGTCTGCTGTTTTCGTTACTTTGAGTGTGCTACTTTGCGAATCTTTCGTAACCTTGACCTCCGCATTGGAATCAGTTTTCTGTGCAGATTTCCCTTCAATGGTTTGACTAGAGGATATATGCTGAGCTGAAACTGCTTTTAACTCTGGTATAGGTCTCTCTGCCATATCAATCTGTTCATTTGTTGAAACAATGACTTGCTTGATGACCGGAGCAGGAGGTGGAGTTAATTTTTTAGGTGCTTCTTCCACAGAAAATATTGTGTATGACGAGTCTGATGGGCTTGTTTCAACTTTTGTATTGGATCCGATCGACGACGATTTAGCTTCAGACACTGAAGATGTCTTTGATACGGAAAAATCTACAGTTTGAACAAGAGGTTGCAATGCCTGTATAGTTTCTCTTGTAATTGCTTGTGTAGTTGGGGCTAGAGTTGTAgtagcttctgttgtggttgttGGGACTTGAGTGGTTGGAATTTGAGTTGTTGTTGTTGGCCTTTTTGTTGTAGtttctgttgttgttgttgggatTCTAGTTGTTGTTATAGGTTGTGCCTGTGTAGTTGTTGATTGTTCTGTACTTGTAGTTGGAGTTTGTGTTGTAGAGGTTGTTGTTGTGGCTCTAGTTGTCGTAGTTGTTGctgctgttgttgttgttgtggtggtggtggtggtggtaggtGGTGGTGTTGTTTCCGGTAATGAAGTGACAAAACCAAGTCCAAATGCACTGTCGTGTGCGACTTGACCACCCGCAGAAAGGACTGGACCAACGTCTAGGGCAGACGTATCTGTCATTCTTAGCAGAGTGTGGTCCATTCCACTCGGAATGATTCCTGCATCGAAACCAGACGATAATGCTTGTCCACCAAAATTTGACGAAATCTGAGCACCTTGAGGAATACCGTCAAGTGAGGCGCcttgtgtaaaacttatatcaGCTGTCGATGATCCGGTACCAAACTGATCGACCCCAGTCATCATATTTGTGTCATAGGGAACAAATAAATCGGCATTTTGCATCTCCTGCATACCATCAATCATCATACCAGTCTCCCCTGGGGGAAGGGGGATGTTATCGCCTGGAGGAAGGGGGATGTTTACCCCTGAATCTGCTGTCAAAAATTGTTCGCCGACATTGCTTGACATACTAGAGTAGGAAGACTGAGAGGCTAAAGATGAGGTTTGGTCCATTAACAATGAATCCATTTGCTGAGTGTTTAATCCAGATGTCTCTATCCAGGTATTTCCACCTACGTTTTTCTGCGAGGTAGAGGgcaaattaaaattaatttgataaGATGGGTCATTTATGCCATACTCAAGTCCAAGTCCTTGGTTGAGACCGTCTACAactaaattttgattttgatgtaaaCCGTCTAAACCATTAGAAATCCCCCACTGTGCTCCACCAGTACCACCGATATTGATGCTTCCCTTTATAAGTATAGGACTTGAAATTATCTGATCATTTGTTTGTGTTTGCGAAGTTTTTGTATAAGAACCACTATCTGGTGGATTAGTACTTGGTGGTATCTGTGGTGGTAGTGTTGTGTCAACAATACCAGAGGCACTTCTGACCATTTCAGCGCCTGGATCTTGAATAACCTTAGAACTAATTTCTAATACAGTTGGAACTGTTGTTACGTCATTGGGACGGATCGTAATGACATCCAAATTATCCATAGTGCTTGTTTCAAGTGGTGTGTtagtatcaatatttttattatcagCTTGGCTTTGAATTTGGCGAATTACTTTCGTGGTTTCGatttttaaatttccttgatttgGAATGGCTTGCCATTTTTTGGTACCAGGGATCATGCTTGAGACTGATGATGTATTACTTGCTTGAGAACTTGACGAAACTGAAAATGAGGACACTGAAGAAGAAAATGAGGAAGATGATGTTGATGGCTTTGAGGATACCTTCCTAACCGATGTCGTGTTGACTTCCACAGATTTCGTACGGGTCGTGTCTGGTCGCACTTGTTTCGAGTCAGACGCCATTTTATGGGCAATTTTTCTGCTGGGATTGGGTTCTTGTTTTTCCCGTAGAATTTTTTCTATCGCTTCAGACTTCACATTTCGAAAAACTTGATTTGCATTCAGAATTTCTCTCGTATTGCTCTTTCTTTTATCCACTGCTGCAATGTCATGTCTGGCAGAAAAGGAATTCTTTGCATCCCTACTCGGTGAAAAGTTATTATTCGATCGGATTTCGATTTTCTCAAATTGTCTTGTCGGTGTATTTATTCTGCCTTTCTCCTCACTTACAGTGTGAATAAATTTGTTAACGTTTGTCATCGGCCTATCTCTTGGTGTATCGGGTTTTGATACTGTTCGATCCGATTTTGATACAGTGTCAGAAATTACAACAGGGTCTAATTGTTTTCCAATATTTGTTTCAGCATTGACCGATGATTGATATAAATCTTCATTTCGTTGGGCCGAAATCATTTGCTGTGTCTTCAGAAAAGATTGCTTGGCTTCTGTCTCCGTCACCTGGGACATTTTATTGTATCCGAGGTCAGCAGGACGGCTAGACAGCGATCCCCCGGCAATGATAAGGGAGGGGCCTGACATTGATGATGGACGAACGTAATTGTTATCAGTGCTTGGGACTACTACTGTTTGAGGATATGACAGCCGACTTTTTGTAGCCTGTTGCTCTGTATCGATTCTGGTGTTTCTTGAGGTAATTACTGCATTGGACAGCATTGATTGAGGGGAAGAAATCGAGCTAAGTGATGAGCTTATTGATTGAGGTGAAGAAATTACTTTTGATTTCGTCTCCGTAGTAATTGGTTTTGATTGTTCCATCTTCTTTTCAAACGTGGATTTCACGCTGTTTTGTGAGTCAATATTGGTTTCTCTCGGTGATGCCAGTGACATCTGCTGATTTGaattattgttttgaactttTATACTATCAGATTGTCGTATGACATTGTTTGTTACTATTGATGATTTTGTCTCTTTAATCGATTGTACTTCCACTTCCGGTTTTTGATGCCCATTTGAAGTCACATGTTTTGTTGCtgtgtttgttatcttcatagACACAGATGGTGTTTTACTATTTGCCTGGAATCGTTGGTTTACATTGACTTCTGTAGATCCCCCAACTGTATGCACAGGAACACCCACAGATCCACTGAAAGAAGACATTCTATTCGATGTTGGTTTACCGTTTAAGAAATCTTTTGCAGAAATCTTAAGGGAGCCTTGGTTTGCACCAGCAATGAAAGATGGTGTTACACCCATGTTTTTCTTTCTAATCTCTGTCCGGATAACCTTTCTGATAGCACCGCTAGGTGTATTTGTGACTTGAACGGTCTGAATAGTTTCCGCATTTCCACCTTCTTTTACATATTTCACAAGCTTTTTTAGCTTCCGTAATGCTAGAGAGACAGCGGAGTGAGGCTGCTTGTCAATACCGCTATGGGTGTTGTTAACAACAAAAGATATGGCATGAACTGTTTTTGGTCCAATGGCCCCAGACATCACACGTGATGCAAGACCACTTCGGATTGGAACAGAACTGTCAAAGCCTGAAGATGATGATCCTGGATTTGAGCTTAGGGATGACGCAGACCACTTTACGGACGTTAATGGAGATGGTCGTGATATCGTGGAGGATGAAGATGATGAAGAAGATTTGAAGACCATAGGTGATGTTTGCTTGCCTGTTTTGATTGCAAGTGGAGGAGAAATAACTCCAGTTTGGCCTTTCATCGATCCAAGACGCCCAGATGTGTGTCCCAGATTAGAATGGGCGTTGGAACCTGAAAAACTCTTGGTCGTTTTCTTTAAAGAAAAACTACTATGTACTTGTGTAGCTGGGTTTGGTGTTACAGAAGTGGCTCGCTTGGTGCGCGACAGAATCTTTCCTTTGAATTCTGAAGTTGACTTAAACCGATTAAGAAGGTTTACgggattgatattttctttggCTTTGTTTTCAACCTGGGTGCCTATATCCATATGTTGATCGGAATTTGCTGTTATTTCCCCTAAATATGGCAATATAATACCTTTTGGCTTTGGAACTTTTCCAATAGAGGCACTAGGAAACGCAGGTTTAGTATCCTTCCTCACCTGTACCTCTCCACTCGCTGCTTTGTTTGACATGCGATTATTTCGCTCATTGAAATCGAAAATAGGGACAATTGGTTCCACTGTAGAATCGTTTTGTAAATATTGGAACGCCGATCCCGACATCTGTTTCCCTTCTTTGATATTTCTTCTGAGGATCGTCTCGGAAGGTAAGATGGATATATCCGCACAGTTGTAATATTCTTCTTGGGGACCACATCCTATCCTACTCGAACCATCCTCGCATTTCCCCCAATTCATAGCTGAAAAATATTCATACTATCGTTAGACATGtgcaaaaaaatcaaaatatcaccGTATTTCATgtgttttgttttcataataCAAAGTAAAATTAAGTAGGTAAGTAACAAAAAGTAAAATATTCTATCTCTGAAATCTGCAAACTCTGTAATACCGATAAGTCACACTATTAAAAACATCATCCAGTTTCCAAAAAAATCTAAATCACTAATTCAACAATAATTCTTTATCGTCTAATTTAGATTCATTGTCCAATTTTTTGTCCAGATTCTTTATGCAGTAATTGTTTGGAAAATACCAGGGTCACCAAGAGTCTCGTATTGCATAACCTTAATGACCTTCAGTTGACAGATGTTTGACCTTTTTTGTATCTAAGTGTGAAATCTTCACCTTGTACAGTCAGTGTAggtattttaaaaactaaacttAGATGGCTAtcggatatacatgtatgatagaaAAACTGGAGTGCGCCGAGAAACCCGATGAATAACCGACAGCATTCATTCATTTCCAATAATGAGGATATAACACAGATTATAGCGCTAGAAAAGCGATTCTCTACCGAGACACCACAGTgtcaatttaaaacaaaaatcgcTAATGGTATAATTTGACCTTTTGAACTCGTGTTTAAAACTTTGACAGTGTCCTTTCAGTCGGAATACATGTGGAccaccatatatatttttttaacaagtTAAACGTAGCACGAATGCAAAAGTGCGTGTAACTGTTGTATGTTTTGTTAAAAAGTTAACACGGAGCGGAAATCCAAGAAAAAATTAACTAGCagataaaatttaaatgaaataaaaattttcgACAATAACTTGATTGACATCATTTGAGTACGTATAAAGATTTTATAAACATTTCACGTTTGGTTGATAATCAAgtagtccgtgtttgtccaactctctattttgtattccttatttcGGAGTTATGactttgatcactgttcgttagcttcacttttcatgaaataaaacgGCACCACAAGCTTGATAAAGAcagatcatatatatatacttttgaaTGAAGAAATATCTACATTATAAACTTTACACCTGTATTTAGTAATTAACGTGTGTCTTTCAAGATACAAGTGTTCCTCTTACATTGAAAAGTCCCTGGTATGTCAATGATTTTATCgaaaaaaaatgcaatattaaaatacaatgtatttttagtaaaaatgttTGCCTGAAAGAAACTATCCGAATATAATATTACTGTAATTAATTGGGCTAATCAAATTCAATTTGATTCATTTCTAACGGTACCGATTTATTCAGTGTACGAAACACATTTGTTAAAGGGAGTCTCGTCTTCAGGCTTCATGGTATATTTATgggatacatgtataacatgccCCGTGGACAAGCATGTCTACACGTGCAACTCGTGGTCATTTCGGGATAATTAAACGCTTGTTTATTTTTGTGTTCTAATTATTAGGTCCATATAATGCTGTCCAAAACAATTTGTCATTGTTTATGCGAGAATACGACGGCCAAACATAGGTCATGTGGTATTCCGGTGTAACTTTATCAATTCATCATTTACTAATTACACGTAATTCAATATTTATAATTTGAAAGACATTGTGATGCGTTCAAAATCTTCTGTCTACTTTGATTTGAATGCATACAAATTTAACACATATacgtatatacatatatatatatatatacagcttGGAGATTTgtttccgcaggtcgtgagttcaaccccgggtaggggcggaggAGGGTTTCTACATAAATAACGAGTTTTCCTTACCGTAGAAAATCATACggaaaaatgtattttgaattttcttcttGTTTTTAAATCACATTGTAATGAGTTAAGAATTTTCTATGAGTGTTTAatctttaaggaggtatgctacaccagagaaatttgttgtagatggaaagtggaggatatgtacaacaatattttgaagttgaaaattttcaaatgtactttattttgtcaaaaaatacagttttagtagaaggtaatctgaaaaaaatttaaaacccctgctggactcgaacctgctacctacagttcagcagtcggtattctaacctactgagctaacGGCtatgtatttaaatggaaaaggaaaagtcagatattgctgatatcgaatttttcatccatgtttttaaaggaagtcagccattatgacgatgtagagtactaccttaatacTAATAACCTCATGAAAATTTATACCACTTTTTCAAGTTTTAACTGATTTCTTAGGAATGGACATTTCTATTGTACGTGACATTTGAAAAATTATAGAAAACGTATGCTAAAAAGAACAATAGCATTATAGAGATTACGTCATAATTACCCGTGTGCCATTTCCACTGTAGAACACAGCGCTCGCATTCAATCCCGTTCGGAAGAACAACTTGTAGGTGATTCATCCCAATCTGCGTCGGTTCAAATTTTTTGCCATGACCTTTGATTTCTAAGGGATATTTGTCTAAACACGTCTGCGTCACTGGAACTGAATCTGTCACATCCGGACACAAACGGAATTCAAAGTATCCCTTCATGTTCTTTTTCACCTCCACAACAACGTTCATAACAGCGTCATTCGTGCTGTAATACCGGGAAATAATTCCATTTGCAAATTTCCCGCCAACCTCGTTTTGACGAGGCACGGCGTCGTAAGCATCACCACATACTCCACATTTCCCAGAATTCAACTGCCACTGGTGCTACAAAGaggagatttaaaaaaatggtCATTGAGAATTAATTAACTCCACTGACTGAAAATGcgaatttttaattttccatGGGAATCTCAGGTATCATACCACACCAATGCCTCACTATCATTTATAAGGCGCAAATCAAAGTTTCCTCGCGTAATTTACATCATAGACAAACGCGCTACACGGAAATAACCCAACAATCAGCATAGACATATTACGTTCTGTTTCAGCCAAGTGAAAAATTTCTCTAGTGGAACAtgaaataacaaacaaattaactCTTTGCCCGATAATCTGCATATCATGTATCAGGGAAAATGATGATACATGAAGCGGACAGAGAACTGACTTATAaaccataaagaatacaaaattcagacCATGGACTCTAGACACatcggaggtgggatcaggtgcctaggagaagtaagcacttcctgttgaccggtcatacccacaTTGAGCCTTCTGtcttgatcgggtaaatggggtaatccgtagtcaaaatcagtatgtaaagaacagtctaacaattggtgggaaaaacgtcagacagcattcggcTTTATGtcaagttgtattggcaaacaatgtcattatatatagcataaaatTTTCGAAGggttgattttaaacgagattaAGGAAACCCCTTTAGCGTCAGCTTATTTGTATTTGACATTTTTAATGAGTATCTGCATAACTGTGTCGATAACATGTGTACGGACGCTGGTACATGTACAGCCGAGATATCATTGTTATATCTGTGTTACTTTGTCTAACGCTATGACAGACTTCACATATAAAGAATGTCTACCACATGTATTCaagatttgttgttttttttttcgattttAGATTAGATAAATCATGTCATGAAATTGAATGCGTTTGTACCTTTTTTGCTACCCAGCATCACTTGAAAACATTTACGCAAGGGCGACAAATATACATCAAACGAAACGTTTCACTGTTATAAGCGTTGTACCCTTCAATCATTTGAGATGAAACATGGTGTGTATTTGAAACACGTTAAGCCCCAACTTTGCCTAATTTCAACTGTGGCAAATTCTACTTTGACATCTGACCTTGACATAGCTTTGTCCTTGACTTTCGGTGTATTGAGTATGGAGTTCCTTATACATTTCGAAAAATATCATTAAGATCAAAATTACAGAAAAAGAAGGGCAGATAAGCAGACTATGGACAGACAAAACAAGtaggcagacagacagacaaaacaagtaggcagacagacagacaaaacaagtaggcagacagacagacaaaacaagtaggcagacagacagacagacagacagacaaaacaATATCCTCGTTATCTTCGACGTCGGAAGTATGTGCAGAAATATGTgtataaaattaagaaataaatttcatttttgaaatatggCGACACTTCACACCGGCATACTTGATGATGTTTTGAGGGTtcagcgcttcatgaaaagtacaccgtcgtgaagcgttgctgttcCTACCCTCGTGTATctcaaacatgaaatttatgTTTTCTAGTTATAATCTGATTGAAattatttctgtcggaatttttaATCGTTGAAATAGACGcattatatttattaagattCCTACGCATATTGCTCACTACTacagcgcattcatgaggaaatggttgaCATTACAATTAGTAAGGACATCAAAAGACCATAGGACATGTAAATATTAGTGGAAGCATGTACAAAATATTAAGCTCCTCAGTGAGAAGACCGCTATCAATCAATGTTATCCTGACGCGTTGTAATGACTTGCTCTACCTGTATGACTTACGTTTTTAAGTGGACCGCATTAATCCTTTTTATCCCCTCAATGGCATGGTGAATAAATAGACTTTTTATGGACATGCGTGCCGGATTTAgattgttttattgaaatttcaTGAGACCGTCACTTTCTGCCCGACATACGTACGTAAACTAGAGGCTGAAATCAACACTGGTCACCATGAAATTTTTATCGGTTGAAAAACAAATCCATGAGTAATGAAGCTTAGAAAGCAAGGCTATTCaagaaaattatgaaattgCTACTTATGCAGTTTGTCAACTATGACATTTTTGTTCAGTGGGAGTGGGTAATATTTCAGTTCCGACTAACCCATCAgtattttttgtatatatattaaaccaTAAATAAATCAACAAGATTGAAAACCTATATGACATTTGAAAAGATATATTGCATATTCtgtaaacataaataaaaattttaaaaatcattatggAAACTACCGTTGCGTGGTATCATAGCAATTCAATATAAAGCAATGTATCTAAAATACAAAACCTACCCAATATCCTCCACAGTTCAACCCATCGTCGTCACGATTGATCGGACTTCGAAAACCTCGCCGCCATAGCGATGACCTCTGAACTGGTTCTAAAAGGCGACCTCTGGCGTCGATGAGTGGTAATAATGTTGTGACAACGACTACGGCAAACGTTATACTGTTGGGAAACAAAACGATAAGATGTGCaagtgatgataacgaacagtgatcaatctttaAAATCCCCCCAAAATTATGCAGAATGAAGAGAAgtgcaaacacagacccctgaacaTATCATATCACATGATATCCTATTATGCAATTCTAGCGTTTGATGGAGAATATCTTGAGTTAAGAAAAACGTATTGAGCGGGGAGGGAGTTTGGTGTGAGAACAATTTTGCATATCATTATCCTTGCTTCGTGCAGTTCAAAGCTGCAGTCTTTAATCAATCCATTAGCATTGCCTGCATACATTACCCAGTATATTATACAATCAAGTGAACTTTATGTAATGATGTTTAGGGTCATTATTGTAATTCAATTAGCATTCTATATGATGTATACAATGTAAAATATGTCAGTAAATATGTAATGATC
This genomic interval carries:
- the LOC125663240 gene encoding serine-rich adhesin for platelets-like yields the protein MMIRFKSRSITFAVVVVTTLLPLIDARGRLLEPVQRSSLWRRGFRSPINRDDDGLNCGGYWHQWQLNSGKCGVCGDAYDAVPRQNEVGGKFANGIISRYYSTNDAVMNVVVEVKKNMKGYFEFRLCPDVTDSVPVTQTCLDKYPLEIKGHGKKFEPTQIGMNHLQVVLPNGIECERCVLQWKWHTAMNWGKCEDGSSRIGCGPQEEYYNCADISILPSETILRRNIKEGKQMSGSAFQYLQNDSTVEPIVPIFDFNERNNRMSNKAASGEVQVRKDTKPAFPSASIGKVPKPKGIILPYLGEITANSDQHMDIGTQVENKAKENINPVNLLNRFKSTSEFKGKILSRTKRATSVTPNPATQVHSSFSLKKTTKSFSGSNAHSNLGHTSGRLGSMKGQTGVISPPLAIKTGKQTSPMVFKSSSSSSSSTISRPSPLTSVKWSASSLSSNPGSSSSGFDSSVPIRSGLASRVMSGAIGPKTVHAISFVVNNTHSGIDKQPHSAVSLALRKLKKLVKYVKEGGNAETIQTVQVTNTPSGAIRKVIRTEIRKKNMGVTPSFIAGANQGSLKISAKDFLNGKPTSNRMSSFSGSVGVPVHTVGGSTEVNVNQRFQANSKTPSVSMKITNTATKHVTSNGHQKPEVEVQSIKETKSSIVTNNVIRQSDSIKVQNNNSNQQMSLASPRETNIDSQNSVKSTFEKKMEQSKPITTETKSKVISSPQSISSSLSSISSPQSMLSNAVITSRNTRIDTEQQATKSRLSYPQTVVVPSTDNNYVRPSSMSGPSLIIAGGSLSSRPADLGYNKMSQVTETEAKQSFLKTQQMISAQRNEDLYQSSVNAETNIGKQLDPVVISDTVSKSDRTVSKPDTPRDRPMTNVNKFIHTVSEEKGRINTPTRQFEKIEIRSNNNFSPSRDAKNSFSARHDIAAVDKRKSNTREILNANQVFRNVKSEAIEKILREKQEPNPSRKIAHKMASDSKQVRPDTTRTKSVEVNTTSVRKVSSKPSTSSSSFSSSVSSFSVSSSSQASNTSSVSSMIPGTKKWQAIPNQGNLKIETTKVIRQIQSQADNKNIDTNTPLETSTMDNLDVITIRPNDVTTVPTVLEISSKVIQDPGAEMVRSASGIVDTTLPPQIPPSTNPPDSGSYTKTSQTQTNDQIISSPILIKGSINIGGTGGAQWGISNGLDGLHQNQNLVVDGLNQGLGLEYGINDPSYQINFNLPSTSQKNVGGNTWIETSGLNTQQMDSLLMDQTSSLASQSSYSSMSSNVGEQFLTADSGVNIPLPPGDNIPLPPGETGMMIDGMQEMQNADLFVPYDTNMMTGVDQFGTGSSTADISFTQGASLDGIPQGAQISSNFGGQALSSGFDAGIIPSGMDHTLLRMTDTSALDVGPVLSAGGQVAHDSAFGLGFVTSLPETTPPPTTTTTTTTTTTAATTTTTRATTTTSTTQTPTTSTEQSTTTQAQPITTTRIPTTTTETTTKRPTTTTQIPTTQVPTTTTEATTTLAPTTQAITRETIQALQPLVQTVDFSVSKTSSVSEAKSSSIGSNTKVETSPSDSSYTIFSVEEAPKKLTPPPAPVIKQVIVSTNEQIDMAERPIPELKAVSAQHISSSQTIEGKSAQKTDSNAEVKVTKDSQSSTLKVTKTADTSNAELISKGSVFGKTDVETTGTSDAQIKGISETSVKTSYETSGRISTADESLGNAIINKSNFKSVDVERKITGKNTGLNLKTKQDNVVSKQSKSLSETVTDTKTEKSKSTGQDPNAILANMFKALTDIMLKVQMRGKQTFPYSTDQSQKILMTNAMAGAPTAITLEKANTQTSASSSSTSVNVESKSVSASEVVQGDVRKDKIATVPSESQVMDTSAKQSASISSESSLKSITVTQSPSATQLPPQTEAPAVEASPINTGDTKISNLEASSFSMTENSAMDMTGVGNIDGQAVGTSMIDSTGIGNMAPEWGNTAMTGNVDLMMDTANLGTASNNVWDTTYVFDNTATGVMDVGTGPSGSSWDTMFVDSVLPTDATMTGSSAGGWDASFNTENTGTSTGSSFSSSKTVSSSSKSISSSSSRRGDTASKGRVQMRGSSVKQATGQESARPIIQPLTTRPTPAPIRRVALIKTTPAPPPTPPMRRITTTPQPTTPWDASFVNLRSLSGFQISGGGSGASSQNTGASMSDSTSQRSGQSFNNFDNVANSNTVDVSNSFNSIDNSKSFKRGGVDTFNSFDSTNALQSGRRGSFSASSSSMMQSGSSSNVGPVVPTESSQAAWGLGVEASSNRMNTMNTQTAFNAQMTGNNNKWNNFLEVGSSRFDIPVNVPPPTTTTMAPTTTTPLPTEPPVIIDVNDLTPESVDPISRNVMLSMIRSMGQNKQTILTLLYTTGADFLRSMNINPAHLKGSVSTAVLNILPELRRFLRLPRRRSFPGDPYIVGKGYRSQIRRQQTQQRQQQYSSYDMNNTMSGSNQNYQPPPPPTTPDPVQRAVESAMSKQLITMLGLAPEPPDPPAGGRRGQGGRGRGAGGGWGAPDPWNTAGGGADPWGAGGGGAGGGGAGPDPWGAPAGAAAGAADPWTQPGPDPWGAPAGGGGRMSRQWQDVLGLTPEPGDVPPGQQGGGGGGGGGWGGGGGGGWGGGRGGRRRGGGGGGGFGALGRLAGMMMDPAEAAELGLGPGPRGGGGGRGGGGGGRRGPMSRGRVMQEIAEAFGF